The segment ATAATTCTGAGCGAATCGTTCTATGAGCTTATCGGTTGGCGTGAAGGTGAGAGGTTTGCCGGAATGCTGGAAATCGGCTACTTTGACAAAGCGCCGCGAGGACGAAAAAGAACACCGGCAGAACGAAAATGGACGATTATCGGCGAAGACAGCAGCCAGCTTGCGGATGCCGCCCCTTTCTCCGCATACAATGTCCTGAGGCTGCTGAACGAGGCGGTCTGGGCGCCGAATGACGGCATGCGGGAGCCTTGGCGGTTCATCTATGTGACGGGCGATCAGACAGAGGCCTCAGGCAAACGTCGGTTCTCTGAAGAGGCACCTTCTCCGCCGTTCCTTCTAGTCGTAGCCAGAGAAGAGACAGATCCGCACAAGCAGAACGAGGATTATGCCGCGGTGTGCAGCTTGATACAGAATTTTCAACTGCTGGCCCAGTCCGAAGGGCGGCACATTCGCCGCAGGATTCCGGGATGGGTCTATGACCGGAAGCAGTGTGAGTCCTTCGGGCTTCGTCCGCTGGAGAGGATCGTCGCAGTGCTTGAAGCGGGGGAACCTAAGCGATATTCAAATTCCGGGTTTCGTTCTCCCGCAGTGAAGATAACCATTAATTAATTTGATAAAAAAGGGCCGTTGTAATAAAATTAGTGAGAATCATTGATAATCATCCTGATTCACTTTATAATAATTATAATGTGATATAAAATCTAATTGCTTGTAATCAGGGTTAACCTGTGACAATACAACTTTCTGATTTCGCAAATCGATCAATGGAGGGAATATTAATTATGGCAGCAGAATTTGTCATTGAGGGACTGAAAGCGACGATTGAAGGAAAAGAAATTCTGAAGGGGATCAACCTTCAGATGAAGGGCGGGGAAATTCACGCCGTAATGGGACCGAACGGTACTGGTAAAAGTACTCTGGCCTCCGCGTTGATGGGTCACCCGAAATATGTTGTTACAGAAGGCACAGCTGTGCTTGAAGGTGAGGATCTGCTGGAGATGGCCGTGGATGAACGTGCCCGTGCCGGACTATTCCTGGGGATGCAATATCCAAGCGAAATCAGCGGAGTGACCAACTCCGACTTCCTGCGCAGTGCGATTAATTCCCGCCGTGAAGAGGGCAGTGAAATCTCGCTGATCAAGTTCATCCGTCTGATGGAAGCCAAGATGAAGGAGCTGGATATGAACCCTGAATTCCTGCACCGTTATCTGAATGAAGGCTTCTCCGGCGGGGAAAAGAAACGTAATGAAATCCTGCAAATGATGATGCTGGACCCTAAGATCGTCATCCTTGACGAGATTGACTCGGGCCTTGACATCGATGCGCTCAAAATTGTCGCCGATGGTGTGAACTCCATGCGCAGCCCGGAACGCGGCTTCCTGGTTATTACCCACTATCAGCGTTTGTTGAATTATATCAAGCCTGACTATGTTCATGTCATGATGCAGGGACGGATTGTGAAATCGGGCGGTCCTGAGCTGGCACAGAAACTGGAAGCAGAAGGCTACGAATGGATCAAGGAAGAGCTCGGCATTGAAGACGAAACCGTAGGACAAGACGCTTAGAAACGCTGGAAGGAGGAAACCACTTATGACGACGCAAACCATACTTCCCGTGGACGCCCAGCAGCTCAGCGCACAGTCGCAGAGTAGCGGCGAACCGGGCTGGCTGAAGGACAGCCGCTTGAAGGCACTGGAGCTTGCTGCTGAGCTTGAACTGCCGAAGCTGGAGAAGACACGGATCGACCGCTGGAATATCAACAACTATGGCGAATTTAAGGCGAGCCAGGCGCTGGCCTCCCTTAACGAGGCTCCTGCCTCTATCGCCGGACTGATCAAGGGCCAGGAGGAAGGCAGCCTGATTATTCAACGGAATTCAGGGGCTGTATATGCCCGCCTGGCTCCGGAGCTGGCTGCGCAAGGCGTAATCTTCACCGATTTGCAGAGTGCTGTCAAAGAGCATGGAGACCTGGTCCAGCGTTATCTGCACAAGGCAGTCCTGCCGCAAGAGCACTCGATTGCAGCACTGCATGCAGCGCTGTGGAACGGCGGGGTGTTCCTCTATGTTCCGAAGAATGTGGTCATTGAGACTCCGTTGCAGGCGGTGCTGCTCGCTGATGACGCCGAAGCTGCTTTTGCTCCGCATATTCTGATTGTGGCTGATTCTAATAGCTCTGTAACCTATGTAGACAACTATGTATCTGATAAATCCGAAGCGGGGCTGCACAACGGAGCCGCTGAAGTATTCGTCGGCGCTGGTGCGACGGTGCGTTACGCCACTGTACATCAACTGGGACAGGATACAACGGATGTGACTTACCGCCGTGCCGTTGTGGAGAATGACGGTACTATCGAATGGATCATCGGTGAGATGAACTATGGAGATACAGCCAGCGATACCAAATCAGTGCTCAAAGGCAACGGTTCAAGCTCAGATGCGAAGGTCATTGCTGTAGGCTCCGGCTCGCAGAAGCTGAGCTACACTACACAGGCGCAGCATTTCGGACGGAATACACCGAGTGACATGATCACCCGTGCTGTTATGCGGGATTCAGCAACCTCGATTATTAACGGAATTACGAAGATTGAGAAGGGCGCTACCAGAGCTGACGGACAGCAGACAGAGAAGGTTCTGATGCTAAGCCCCAAAGCACGCGGAGACGCCAACCCGATCCTCCTTATAGATGAAGATGATGTAACCGCAGGCCATGCCGCTTCCGTAGGACAGGTCAATTACGAGCAGGTCTATTACCTGATGTCCCGGGGATTATCGCGGCATGACGCAGAAACACTGATCATATACGGCTTCCTTGCACCTGTTGTGTCGCAAATTCCACTGGAGGGACTGCGCAATCAGCTCCAATCTCTTGTGGAAAGGAAGTTAGGCCAATGATTAGCAGTCAGATCCGGGAGCAGTTTCCCATCCTGAACCAGAAGATCAACGGCCATCCGCTGGTCTACCTGGACAGTGCGGCAACTTCCCAGAAGCCGCGTCAAGTCATTGAGGCGGTCAAGTCTTACTACGAATGGGATAATGCCAATGTACACCGCGGGGTGCATACCCTGGGGAGCCGGGCAACCGATGCGTATGAAGGCGCCCGCGAGAAGCTGAAGAACTTCATTAATGCCCGCAGTGTGAAGGAAATTATCTTCACACGCGGGACAACGACCGCGCTCAATATTGTAGCTTCCTCTTACGGTCCTTCCGTCCTGAAGGAAGGGGATGAGATCGTGATTACCCAGATGGAGCATCACAGCAATTTCATTCCCTGGCAGCAGCTGGCCAAGAACACCGGGGCTACCCTGAAATTCCTGCCGCTGCAGAAGGACGGT is part of the Paenibacillus sp. FSL M7-0420 genome and harbors:
- the sufC gene encoding Fe-S cluster assembly ATPase SufC, with the translated sequence MAAEFVIEGLKATIEGKEILKGINLQMKGGEIHAVMGPNGTGKSTLASALMGHPKYVVTEGTAVLEGEDLLEMAVDERARAGLFLGMQYPSEISGVTNSDFLRSAINSRREEGSEISLIKFIRLMEAKMKELDMNPEFLHRYLNEGFSGGEKKRNEILQMMMLDPKIVILDEIDSGLDIDALKIVADGVNSMRSPERGFLVITHYQRLLNYIKPDYVHVMMQGRIVKSGGPELAQKLEAEGYEWIKEELGIEDETVGQDA
- the sufD gene encoding Fe-S cluster assembly protein SufD; protein product: MTTQTILPVDAQQLSAQSQSSGEPGWLKDSRLKALELAAELELPKLEKTRIDRWNINNYGEFKASQALASLNEAPASIAGLIKGQEEGSLIIQRNSGAVYARLAPELAAQGVIFTDLQSAVKEHGDLVQRYLHKAVLPQEHSIAALHAALWNGGVFLYVPKNVVIETPLQAVLLADDAEAAFAPHILIVADSNSSVTYVDNYVSDKSEAGLHNGAAEVFVGAGATVRYATVHQLGQDTTDVTYRRAVVENDGTIEWIIGEMNYGDTASDTKSVLKGNGSSSDAKVIAVGSGSQKLSYTTQAQHFGRNTPSDMITRAVMRDSATSIINGITKIEKGATRADGQQTEKVLMLSPKARGDANPILLIDEDDVTAGHAASVGQVNYEQVYYLMSRGLSRHDAETLIIYGFLAPVVSQIPLEGLRNQLQSLVERKLGQ
- a CDS encoding nitroreductase family protein codes for the protein MKDVFTTVRERRTIRRFSAAPVEQERIISLVNEAAGLYEAKGTPHWRCLYFGTPESREELAESMMAKVTGTRLGKLLPAPMTDLLKKQITGTPAHMIFIAESAGTELERDENYAAVCSIMQTVQLLGWEQGLGMLWFSDPIILSESFYELIGWREGERFAGMLEIGYFDKAPRGRKRTPAERKWTIIGEDSSQLADAAPFSAYNVLRLLNEAVWAPNDGMREPWRFIYVTGDQTEASGKRRFSEEAPSPPFLLVVAREETDPHKQNEDYAAVCSLIQNFQLLAQSEGRHIRRRIPGWVYDRKQCESFGLRPLERIVAVLEAGEPKRYSNSGFRSPAVKITIN